The genomic window TAGAGCGCTAAGATGCTTCCCGGAAAAGTCTGCATCAGCCGGGACAAGCGctctatttaattaaaaaaaatacacctAAGAAGGAAAATAAAGTTTCCTACAGAGGAGAGAGGATGACACGGACTGTCTGATGAAAGTCACAGTTTCCTCTGGATAGTTGGCGCGCCAAGAAAATGTCCCAATCTACCAGGGTCTCCAGATGTTGCTGATTGCAGCTGTTGGCTTGGGGCTCTTGTGAGCGGGGAGTGGCAGGCATGGGAGGTCTGGCGCTGTGCTGGTGGCTTTACTCGCTTGGAAGTGGCTTAGCAGCTTGGCCTGTGTCTCCGTGTGGACTTCGTGGAAAGACAGAAAGTGAAGCGCCTCCTTGAAGCACCTGCTGAATCCTTCTTTGAAGTCAACCTGGGTGTCGTTGAGCGGGGAAGCCACGGCTAAAGagcaagggagaaagaaaggagccaGGTTAGCCAAGCCGAGCACGGGTTCAAAACGGAACAGCTGGGTGTCAAAGCGAGACGACCGAGAAAGGGATTTTTACAGGCGTGGAAAACTTACTTCCGCTCTGAGGCCGGCTGTGCAGCTGCAGGTAGCTCACGGCCATCTCCAGGACGTCGGCTTTCTCCAGTTTGGCGCTGGGCTGCTGCCCCCGGAACTCCCTCTCCAGCAAGAGCTTCAGCTGCTCGATGCTGCTGTTAATGCGATCCCGGCGCATCTTTTCCACCACGGGCTTCCTCAGCTGCAAATAAAAACAAACGCTATTTAATGCACAGTCTACAGAAATCGGAGCTACAGCACGTCTATTTAGGAATTAGGCtacattcagttttctatatcgttctcccaagggGGCTCAGGAAAGTTTATATGTACAGGTACTTcccccggtggactcacaatctatctaatgtgcctggggcaatggggggattaagtgacttgcccagggtcacaaggagcagcatggatttgaacccacaacctcagggtgctgaggctgtagctttaaccactgcgacactctagaaattaaaatgtagtaaaagtgagccaagtaaagggcaatgaagccactgtgacgtcactgatgaggttggctcttaggcattggtggaatgaggcattatgatgtcacaataccagctccaattaccagagacagaaacatTTCACAGtattttaattttctatactgttctcccagggaagctcagaacggtttacaatgaatttattcaggtgctgaagcatttttccgctggtgggctcacaatctatctaatgtacctggggcaatgtggagCAGAGTGAGCttggacccacaacctcagggtgctgcttGCTGAACAAAAGCTATGGGATGCCACATCAAGCCGGGGTACtcactttatttttttccttggctgtcagCTTCTCTAGTCCCAGGAAGTCACAGTACGGTGCCATCCTTCCTGCCCGATCTCAGCGAGTGAAGTCGAGATAGCAGCTGTAGGGGTCGGTTTGAATCTGATCTGgtgccttctcccttccctgtatTTATAGCGCCCGGACTCGCTGGGAAGCTGTGGGTCTCGGGCTACTTAGAGTTTCCCACACTCGGGAGCCAATCAAGTAGCCCGCAAGGACAATGGGCAAAAGCCCTCCATTATGACACGCTGCATTGCCGGTGAATAGCTTGGGGCTAATGACCTTTTCCCAGAGGAGCAGGTGGGGAGTGTGTGCTGTGTTAaagatcggggagggggggggaagcggGGTGATTTGCCAGGGGCTGGGGCTACAAGAAGACGCCACAGACTGACATGCGAGATCTGGAGCATTCCAGGAGCCCGTAATATGCCCTTTAGCACGATTTGTGAATGTGGTCGCGGGCTGCCGCTGGCGGGGAGCGCGCTTCTCTGTACAGATGTGCGcgttttgggggggaaaaaaaaaggagagattgCTCTTCTGGGCGGgggaaaagaaaaagggagggaaagCGAGAGGctttttgaatttttgagtgtCAAAGATTTAATATTAGGTAACTTCCATACCGCTGTATTAGGAAAATGAAATATGTTTAagttacctcctcttttacgaatgcaaaGTGCGGGTTTTAGCTAAAACCCATGTTATGTgctcataaaagagggggttaatttgtaaaaatatatagattaatGAGTGTGATGGGGATGGGGCATGCATCCTTCAATTATCCTATCTAGTATCGACCCTGTTCTGTAATTACAGCGATCTTGTTGCACACCCATGCAAGCCTAGTACAATTAAGTCCCTGTCCTCTTCCCCCGGGGACCACATAAAAATCACAGCGCGGAGAAGCATGTGGAAGAGACGCGGCAGGTGTATTGCACACGGTAATATGCAGATAAAATATCAGGTATCGAACTATCCAGGTGCGTTTAGGCGTGCGACAACACAGCCAGGTAAGGCTTCACTTGCAGTCTTCCAGTTTCTGCCCTGGCGGCTGTCCATTGTCTGCGCTTGAATGAGCTTCGAGCCTTTTGTGCGCAGCTGTTCAGCAATTGAGTCTTTTATGCCACTTGGTGGGAAAGTTTTCCGGGCCACCCTCCCACACTGGCGGTCAgcaaagctcccccccccccccctaggattAATCTGTGCCCACGCAACCTGAGCCCAATACTCTCTGACTAGCCGtcagagtccccccccccccccccgccaaagaAAACAGGTTAGACTGAATTAGTGGATCCTTCAGGTAGGGGATGCAATTAGCGAAGAGCTGTCTTtggtttgtttattgaaaatgtttaGCTTCTGGAGTCTAATTAATTACTACATGACTTTGGACGCCTGCAAAAGAAtagcactccccctccccccctcaaaagATGACTCATGAATAAAACAATTCGCTTCTCTGACAGCAACGTGTTGCTCGGTTcaaattctgtactgaatgtttCTTTCTAGTCATAATTCACAAAAATGTTCTTGAATATttctacacttagggctccttttactaagaggcGTCAGGGCATTAACGCGCCAGACCTTAATACcggcggtaatatcctgcgtgcgctaaaaacgctagcgcaccttagtaaaaggagcccttagagagatTTAAGCTGTTCTCACCAAGAGCAAGTGAAATCGAACAATCTGGCAACCGTCTAGACGCAAGTGCTCCCTTGCCTCTGTTGGGCTTCTTAGGTCTCCTTTCTGCGATAGAAAGATACTGTCCTTTTTAAACAAAGtggacatatagggctccttttatgacgccgcacgacttttcatcacacgctaacccccgcgctggccgaaaaactaccacctgctcaagaagaggcggtcgcgGCTTGCGCGACCGgcgtttagcgtgcggtattacgagcgttaaaccgctaccgcgctttcgtaaaaggagccccttctgttcaataattttttttattgcaccttaagcataaaatatacataacccaaatcttacaaagaatatcatctcgtctcagggctcctttttctaagggctcctttcatcaagccgccctagcggtttaacgcgggtaatagcgcgtgttaaactgccggccgcgctagccgctaccgcctcctcttgagtgggcggtagtttttggccagcgcgggggttagcgcatgatgaaacgtCACACGTGCGTTGACccccccgctagcgtggcttgacaaaaggagccctaaggtgtgctagcatttttagcgcacgcaggaaattaccgcgcgctacgcttctagaactaacgccagctcaatgccggtgttaaggtctagcacgcgcggcaatgtagcgcgcgctattccgtgcattaaaaccctagcgcaccttagtaaaaggaaccctcagTTAATAtattgtagatatataaattcaaagaaatcatcAATTATCACCACAATACAGACACaataaagtacctcccaacactccctccccccttcccatccccccttcacccatcccatttccaaatattactaatatTACTggtcactactactactactactattaattatttctatagtgctaccagacgcatgcagcactgtacagagtcacaaagagtaagaaaacggtccctgctcgaaagagcttataatctaaacaggcaagacagacaaacaggatgtcatggatacagttaaggggaacggttaatcagctggctgggttggagggcagaggggagtacaggacaatcaagccattgtgacatcactgatgaggttggctcttattggtggaatgaggcattatgacatcacaatctcggctctgcttcccaaagacaaacaggatgtcatggatacagttaaggggaacggttaatcagctggctgggttggagggcagaggggagtacagggcaatcaagccattgtgacatcactgatgaggttggctcttattggtggaatgaggcattatgacatcacaatctcagctctgcttcccaaagactgaaactcatcacactactactactattaattatttctatagcactaccagacgcacacagcgctgcacagagtcacagagaagacagtccctgctcaaagagcttacaatctaaacaggcaagacagacaaacaggatgtcatagatacagttaaggggaacagttaatcagcgggctgggttggagggcagaggagtagggttacagatccaaagctatatcaaaaaatgggttttcagtctgcttttacaaCAAGGGCGGCATGTGTTCAGATTTATTTGGCTCATCCAAAACAGCACTGTAAGATAATAAGATGGAGAAAGGAAATGTTAAAGGCACCTGATTTCCGGCTTTTTAAGGCCTGGCCAGAGACCGGGCACATGCTGGAATGCTGCTTTCCCGGGGCCGCAtttacatttcaggcagatgtcAAATCTTGTAGGTGATGTGGAAATCATAAAAGGAGCTTCTTTCCCAGAGTCTTCAAAGGGAGAAATCCTGGTCACTGTGGCCCTTGAATCTCCTCTGGTCACTGCTGTTCAGATGGTCTTTTGGGGGCTGAGGTTTCCCACTCGCCAACAAAGCAAAGTCAAGCAGCGTTGCTAATGTGGTTTGTACGGAGGCACACTTCTTTTATCCGAGAATAAACAGAAGCAGTTAAGAAATCGTGTGGGAAACCTGGAAGAGGGCAGACTTCCACAGCCTTATGCTAATAAGCTACTTACTGTGCGAGAAAAACAGGAGCATACACGAGGCAGGGATGGAAAATAAGAAATGTACATCCAACACATGGCTGCTTAAAGGTGCAGGATTCTGGGAACAGCTCTAGGTAAAGATGTCTCTGGGGGCATGCAATAAGTTAGTTTTCTGTCTATGTTATAGAGAGCTagatatgaaataatatttaaaaatacagaTAATCATAGAACCGGAGAGTGAGACTAGAACAGAGAACTGATGACCAGAAAGAGACAGCTAAAATTGATGCAGAATACATGATGAGTAGATTACAAAAAGATAAATGGACAGATTCTGTAGAAAGGAAAtatagccccccccccttttatcgcACTGCtttaaggctctcttttacaaaggcgcgctcagcattttagcgtggatttagcgcatgctaaatcaacgcgcgcgctaaccgctaacgcgtccataggataacacgcaGGTGTTAGCGTTTGgcgcgtgtttagcgtgcgctaaaaagcttagcgcgcctttgtaaacgaggggggatagagatttttatcgccagccactgtggtaaaagctccgacgctcgtagaattcctttgagcgtcggagcttttaccgcagtggccggcgttaaaaaaaaacaacccctagcgcggcttgataaaagggggccttaattaccAACAATGGGCAGAGATATATACAGAGATGGAGACACTAGATACTATAGATGGATGGAAGGATAGTGATGATTGTGATATTAGGTtttaagcaaaatatcatcaaGTCTAGTAGACTGGCAAACATTTCTACGGCATTGGGATACCTGCTGGCTAAAATCATGTGACAGGAGATAAAGAACATCTAAGTCAACAGGAAGCTAGAATAGAAGAAGAGGGAAatatcttttacaaaggtgcattaacaGATTTAGATCCCcatttatgaagccacgttaggcttattttttattttttttttgctatctcCTTCTCCcagtcttttctcttttcttctatGGCTCTCTCCTCacattctgccttttttttttctttcttccatccTCCGATTCAGATGCAAGAACTTTATAGGCATAACAATTCGTCCACGCATCACTAGCGCGATACATGAACTGATataaatgggggaaaaaaaattacaataagAGACTATGGGCTGCTTTTGCtgcggtgcgctagcgtttttagcacacgcacaaaattaccgcgcgctaagccgtgcggtacgcttctagaataatgccagctcaatgctggcgttaaggtctagtgtgtgtggcaattcagcgcgtgctattctgtgcgttaaggccctaacgcaccttagtaaaaggagccctatattggtAACATTCAGTATCTCAGACCTTATTATGTTTCTGGCCAGTTCAGCTTGCAACAGGATTCCCTGCTAAGGCacttcttttcctgataattttaCGGAATTGGTCCagtcagctttgggaaatgtacatcTCATATATTTTACATATCTCTCTCCGTATTTCTGCtttttggtgtttgtctctttctcctcacCTTTCTTTCCCCCCTACCTTCCGCTCTGCTCCTTTTCCtttctcatccctccctcccctcttctcctCTCCGGCCCCAGGCAGATGTTGAGCCAAAGACAGGAGCGTGTCCCACCCTTCGGAATGTGTGAGTTTTGAGTTGCTCGGAGTTTCCCACACTCTTTCTCTATTCACAGCATTGAGTCCCTTGAACAAAACACGTGTGCCTAAGCTCCAAGCTGAATTAGCCAGGGGAGGTTTGACTTTGCTTCGCACTGAATAGAAATCTGAAATATGGGCCGACCATCTGGACAGCAGTTAGTGCTGAGGAAAACATCCGGGCTCCAGAAACCTGGGAAAGCAATAtcttacatcagtgtttttcagcctttttacacctatggaccggcagaaataaaagaattattctgtggaccggcatcggtctgtggaccggcgtttgaagaacactgggctaagtcgtgggccagacccc from Geotrypetes seraphini chromosome 15, aGeoSer1.1, whole genome shotgun sequence includes these protein-coding regions:
- the LOC117348914 gene encoding transcription factor HES-5-like, whose translation is MAPYCDFLGLEKLTAKEKNKLRKPVVEKMRRDRINSSIEQLKLLLEREFRGQQPSAKLEKADVLEMAVSYLQLHSRPQSGTVASPLNDTQVDFKEGFSRCFKEALHFLSFHEVHTETQAKLLSHFQASKATSTAPDLPCLPLPAHKSPKPTAAISNIWRPW